In one Pseudomonas tensinigenes genomic region, the following are encoded:
- the rbfA gene encoding 30S ribosome-binding factor RbfA, protein MAKEYSRTQRIGDQMQRELAQLIRREVKDPRVGLVTITAVEVSRDVGHAKIFITVMGQDNAEDIAQSIKVLNAAAGFLRMQLAREMKLRSVPQLHFHYDESVVRGAHLSALIERAVAEDNQHPVAAEPEDTKE, encoded by the coding sequence ATGGCAAAAGAATACAGCCGTACCCAACGTATCGGCGATCAGATGCAGCGTGAGCTGGCTCAACTGATCCGTCGCGAAGTCAAAGATCCACGTGTGGGTCTGGTCACCATTACCGCTGTTGAAGTCAGCCGTGACGTCGGTCACGCGAAGATTTTCATCACCGTAATGGGGCAGGACAACGCTGAAGACATCGCACAAAGCATCAAGGTGCTCAACGCCGCCGCAGGCTTCCTGCGTATGCAACTGGCCCGTGAAATGAAGCTGCGCAGCGTGCCGCAATTGCACTTCCACTACGACGAATCCGTCGTGCGTGGTGCGCACCTGTCGGCCCTGATCGAGCGTGCCGTGGCTGAAGACAATCAGCATCCGGTCGCTGCTGAACCTGAAGACACCAAGGAGTAA
- the truB gene encoding tRNA pseudouridine(55) synthase TruB produces the protein MAQVKRIRRNVSGIILLDKPLGFTSNAALQKVRWLLNAEKAGHTGSLDPLATGVLPLCFGEATKFSQYLLDSDKGYETLAQLGKTTTTADAEGEVLQERPVTVGRADVEAALPKFRGQISQIPPMYSALKRDGQPLYKLARAGEVVEREPRSVTIARLELLAFEGDTARLAVDCSKGTYIRTLVEDIGEQLGCGAYVAELRRTQAGPFTLAQTVTLEELEAVHAEGGNEAVDRFLMPSDSGLLDWPLLHFSEASAFYWLNGQPVRAPDAPKFGMVRVQDHNGRFIGIGEVSEDGRIAPRRLIRSE, from the coding sequence GTGGCTCAGGTCAAACGTATCCGTCGTAACGTCAGCGGCATCATCCTGCTCGACAAGCCGTTGGGGTTCACCTCCAACGCCGCGTTGCAGAAGGTTCGCTGGCTGCTCAATGCCGAGAAGGCCGGTCACACCGGCAGCCTCGATCCATTGGCCACCGGTGTATTGCCGCTGTGCTTTGGTGAGGCCACCAAGTTCTCGCAATACCTGCTCGATTCTGACAAGGGTTACGAAACCCTGGCGCAGTTGGGCAAGACCACCACCACGGCAGATGCCGAAGGTGAGGTTTTGCAGGAGCGCCCGGTGACCGTTGGTCGCGCCGATGTCGAAGCGGCTCTGCCGAAATTTCGTGGGCAAATCAGTCAGATACCGCCGATGTACTCGGCGCTCAAGCGTGATGGCCAGCCGCTGTACAAGTTGGCTCGTGCAGGCGAAGTAGTGGAGCGCGAACCGCGTTCTGTTACTATTGCGCGCTTGGAATTACTGGCCTTCGAAGGCGATACTGCGCGTCTTGCGGTGGACTGCAGCAAAGGCACTTATATTCGCACCCTGGTGGAGGATATCGGTGAGCAACTCGGTTGTGGTGCATACGTCGCTGAATTGCGCCGTACCCAGGCCGGGCCTTTCACCCTGGCGCAGACGGTTACCCTCGAAGAGCTGGAAGCGGTACATGCCGAAGGCGGCAACGAAGCGGTCGATCGCTTCCTGATGCCATCGGACAGCGGCCTGCTGGATTGGCCGTTGCTGCACTTCTCCGAAGCGAGTGCGTTCTACTGGCTCAATGGCCAGCCGGTACGTGCCCCGGATGCTCCGAAGTTCGGCATGGTACGGGTACAGGATCACAATGGTCGCTTCATCGGTATCGGTGAAGTGAGCGAAGACGGGCGTATCGCGCCACGTCGTTTGATTCGGTCAGAATGA
- the rpsO gene encoding 30S ribosomal protein S15 produces MALDVQEKAQIVADYQQAVGDTGSPEVQVALLTHNINKLQGHFKANGKDHHSRRGLIRMVNQRRKLLDYLKGKDVSRYSALIARLGLRR; encoded by the coding sequence ATGGCTCTCGACGTTCAAGAAAAAGCTCAAATCGTTGCTGACTACCAGCAAGCTGTTGGTGACACTGGTTCGCCAGAAGTGCAAGTTGCACTGCTGACCCACAACATCAACAAACTGCAAGGTCACTTCAAGGCCAACGGTAAAGATCACCACTCCCGTCGTGGTCTGATCCGCATGGTAAACCAGCGTCGCAAGCTGCTGGACTACCTGAAAGGCAAGGACGTGAGCCGTTACAGCGCTCTGATCGCTCGCCTGGGTCTGCGTCGCTAA
- the pnp gene encoding polyribonucleotide nucleotidyltransferase, protein MNPVIKKFQFGQSTVTLETGRIARQASGAVLVTVDDDVSVLVTVVGAKQADPGKGFFPLSVHYQEKTYAAGKIPGGFFKREGRPSEKETLTSRLIDRPIRPLFPEGFMNEVQVVCTVVSTSKKTDPDIAAMIGTSAALAISGIPFDGPIGAARVAFHESTGYLLNPTYEQQAASSLDMVVAGTSDAVLMVESEAKELTEDQMLGAVLFAHDEFQVVINAVKELAAEAAKPTWNWAPAPEATELLGAIRAEFGEAISQAYTITVKADRYARLGELKDQVVAKLSGEEGQPSSSEVKAAFGEIEYRTVRENIVNGKPRIDGRDTKTVRPLNIEVGVLPKTHGSALFTRGETQALVVATLGTARDAQLLDTLEGEKKDPFMLHYNFPPFSVGECGRMGGAGRREIGHGRLARRSVSAMLPAADVFPYTIRVVSEITESNGSSSMASVCGASLALMDAGVPMKAPVAGIAMGLVKEGEKFAVLTDILGDEDHLGDMDFKVAGTAKGVTALQMDIKIKGITEEIMEIALGQALEARLNILGQMNQIIGQSRTELSANAPTMIAMKIDTDKIRDVIGKGGATIRAICEETKASIDIEDDGSIKIFGETKEAAEAARQRVLGITAEAEIGKIYVGKVERIVDFGAFVNILPGKDGLVHISMLSDARVEKVTDILKEGQEVEVLVLDVDNRGRIKLSIKDVAAAKASGV, encoded by the coding sequence GTGAACCCGGTAATCAAAAAATTCCAGTTCGGTCAATCGACCGTTACCCTCGAGACTGGCCGTATCGCCCGTCAGGCCTCCGGCGCAGTATTGGTCACCGTTGACGACGACGTCAGCGTATTGGTGACTGTAGTCGGTGCAAAACAAGCCGATCCGGGCAAGGGCTTCTTCCCTCTGTCCGTTCACTATCAGGAAAAGACTTACGCTGCCGGTAAGATCCCTGGCGGTTTCTTCAAGCGCGAAGGCCGTCCTTCCGAGAAAGAAACCCTGACTTCCCGACTGATCGACCGTCCGATCCGTCCGCTGTTCCCAGAAGGCTTCATGAACGAAGTGCAGGTAGTCTGCACCGTCGTTTCCACCAGCAAGAAGACCGATCCGGACATCGCTGCGATGATCGGTACCTCGGCTGCCCTGGCCATCTCGGGTATCCCGTTTGACGGTCCGATCGGCGCAGCTCGCGTTGCTTTCCACGAAAGCACTGGCTACCTGCTGAACCCGACTTACGAGCAGCAAGCTGCTTCGAGCCTGGACATGGTCGTTGCCGGTACTTCCGACGCTGTATTGATGGTTGAATCGGAAGCCAAAGAGCTGACCGAAGACCAGATGCTGGGCGCGGTACTGTTTGCTCACGACGAGTTCCAGGTTGTGATCAACGCCGTTAAAGAACTGGCCGCTGAAGCTGCCAAGCCAACCTGGAACTGGGCTCCGGCGCCAGAAGCCACCGAACTGCTGGGCGCTATCCGTGCCGAGTTCGGCGAAGCGATCTCCCAGGCTTACACCATCACCGTCAAGGCCGACCGTTACGCTCGCCTGGGTGAGCTGAAGGATCAGGTTGTTGCCAAGCTGTCCGGTGAAGAAGGCCAGCCTTCGTCCAGCGAAGTCAAAGCCGCTTTCGGCGAAATCGAATACCGCACCGTTCGCGAAAACATCGTAAACGGCAAGCCACGTATCGACGGTCGCGACACCAAAACCGTACGTCCGCTGAACATCGAAGTCGGCGTTCTGCCGAAGACTCACGGTTCGGCGCTGTTCACCCGTGGTGAAACCCAGGCTCTGGTCGTTGCAACATTGGGCACTGCCCGTGACGCACAGCTGCTGGACACCCTGGAAGGCGAGAAAAAAGACCCGTTCATGCTGCACTACAACTTCCCTCCGTTCTCGGTGGGTGAGTGTGGTCGCATGGGTGGCGCTGGTCGTCGTGAAATCGGTCACGGCCGTCTGGCCCGTCGTTCGGTTTCGGCCATGCTGCCAGCCGCTGACGTGTTCCCGTACACCATCCGTGTGGTTTCGGAAATCACCGAATCCAACGGTTCGAGCTCGATGGCTTCCGTTTGCGGCGCTTCCCTGGCCCTGATGGACGCTGGTGTGCCGATGAAGGCGCCGGTTGCCGGTATCGCCATGGGTCTGGTTAAAGAAGGCGAGAAGTTCGCCGTCCTGACCGACATCCTCGGTGACGAAGATCACCTGGGCGACATGGACTTCAAAGTAGCCGGTACCGCCAAAGGCGTTACTGCGCTGCAGATGGACATCAAGATCAAGGGCATCACCGAAGAAATCATGGAAATCGCTCTGGGCCAAGCCCTGGAAGCGCGCCTGAACATCCTCGGTCAGATGAACCAGATCATCGGCCAGTCGCGTACCGAACTGTCGGCCAACGCTCCGACCATGATCGCGATGAAAATCGACACCGACAAGATCCGTGACGTTATCGGTAAAGGTGGCGCGACCATCCGTGCGATCTGCGAAGAAACCAAGGCTTCGATCGACATCGAAGACGACGGTTCGATCAAGATCTTCGGCGAAACCAAGGAAGCCGCTGAAGCTGCACGTCAGCGCGTTCTGGGCATCACCGCTGAAGCCGAGATCGGCAAGATCTACGTCGGCAAGGTTGAGCGCATCGTCGACTTCGGCGCATTCGTCAACATCCTGCCGGGCAAGGACGGTCTGGTGCACATCTCGATGCTGAGCGACGCTCGCGTAGAGAAAGTGA